A section of the Nitrospirota bacterium genome encodes:
- a CDS encoding nitronate monooxygenase produces MIEALLPLTIKGKTIPVPIIQGGMGVGVSLFPLASAVAKEGGVGIVSSACLDRLVSERTGKKLNSYEAAYEEVSQAKANGGFAGINIMCALSRDYNDSVKGALDAGADVIISGAGLPVSLPAIQDPKDTALIPIVSSTRALEIICKKWEKLGYRPDAIVLEGPLAGGHLGFKMDQIDIEANKLENLLPPVKDAAKKYGDFPIIVAGGIYTHEDIARFMKAGADGVQMGTRFLATEESSASPDYKRSVVTAQDEDIIVAFDPGSPCGLPFRIIKQSPMYVSALSKLRKPKCDKGYVLQKDSEGKYSVCPAKASNDHHFCICNGLLSSANYNADKEEPLYTVGTNASRVDKIVSVQTLMQELTGKL; encoded by the coding sequence ATGATCGAAGCACTTTTGCCATTAACCATAAAGGGAAAGACGATACCGGTACCCATCATCCAGGGCGGTATGGGAGTCGGCGTTTCCCTCTTTCCTCTTGCCAGTGCTGTTGCGAAAGAAGGCGGCGTAGGCATTGTTTCAAGCGCCTGCCTTGACCGTCTGGTGTCGGAGCGCACAGGCAAGAAACTCAATTCCTATGAGGCTGCGTATGAAGAGGTTTCCCAGGCTAAAGCCAATGGCGGTTTTGCCGGCATCAACATCATGTGCGCACTTTCCCGTGACTACAATGATTCGGTAAAAGGAGCCCTTGACGCCGGCGCTGATGTGATCATTTCCGGCGCAGGCCTTCCGGTTTCACTCCCTGCCATACAGGATCCGAAAGATACAGCCCTTATCCCGATCGTTTCATCAACGCGGGCTCTCGAGATCATCTGCAAAAAATGGGAGAAACTCGGTTACCGGCCTGATGCCATCGTGCTGGAGGGACCTCTTGCAGGCGGCCATCTCGGCTTTAAAATGGACCAGATAGACATTGAGGCGAACAAACTTGAAAACTTATTGCCGCCGGTCAAGGATGCAGCAAAAAAATATGGTGATTTTCCGATCATCGTTGCAGGCGGCATCTATACGCACGAGGATATTGCACGGTTTATGAAGGCAGGGGCTGACGGAGTCCAGATGGGAACCCGCTTCCTCGCTACCGAAGAGAGCAGCGCATCTCCGGATTATAAGCGCTCTGTCGTTACCGCTCAGGATGAAGACATTATCGTTGCCTTTGATCCTGGTTCGCCCTGCGGCCTTCCCTTCAGGATCATCAAGCAGTCTCCCATGTATGTCTCTGCACTTTCAAAGCTGCGAAAACCGAAATGCGACAAGGGATATGTATTGCAGAAAGACAGCGAAGGCAAATACAGCGTCTGTCCCGCAAAGGCCAGCAACGATCATCACTTCTGTATCTGTAATGGTCTGCTGAGTTCAGCCAACTATAATGCCGATAAAGAGGAACCTCTGTATACCGTCGGAACCAATGCTTCACGGGTAGATAAAATCGTCAGTGTTCAGACCCTGATGCAGGAACTGACTGGTAAGCTCTGA
- the dksA gene encoding RNA polymerase-binding protein DksA, with protein sequence MPTKKKSIKTAAKKGPQSSHTAKKTAAASPVTAAKKPARKVEQPAKAVSKQTQTVNAPAKKPLLKGPSSSKFQKIKGILLQQKSALLNEAEVALNELPGQTTFPDMGDQASAETDTNFMLRLRGREQRLLKKIEEALERIDNNTFGICDDCGLEIDVKRLEARPVTTMCIECKMHQEEDEKRREV encoded by the coding sequence ATGCCAACGAAAAAAAAGAGCATTAAGACTGCAGCTAAAAAGGGTCCGCAGTCATCACATACTGCAAAAAAAACGGCAGCGGCATCACCGGTAACGGCGGCAAAAAAACCGGCGAGAAAAGTCGAACAGCCGGCAAAGGCAGTTTCGAAACAGACTCAAACGGTCAATGCTCCCGCGAAAAAACCTTTATTGAAAGGCCCGAGCAGTTCAAAGTTTCAAAAAATAAAAGGCATTCTTCTTCAACAGAAATCGGCACTTCTCAACGAGGCCGAGGTAGCGCTTAATGAACTTCCCGGACAGACTACGTTCCCTGATATGGGAGACCAGGCATCTGCCGAAACAGATACGAATTTTATGCTTCGACTTCGCGGCAGGGAACAGCGCCTCCTGAAAAAGATCGAAGAAGCCCTTGAACGCATCGACAACAACACCTTCGGCATATGCGATGATTGCGGACTTGAGATCGATGTAAAAAGACTTGAGGCCAGACCGGTAACTACCATGTGTATCGAATGCAAAATGCATCAGGAGGAGGACGAAAAACGCAGGGAAGTCTGA
- the era gene encoding GTPase Era has protein sequence MTDTFRSGFIALIGRPNVGKSTLLNAILDQKIAIVANRQQTTRNKLLGIKTFEHAQMIFVDTPGIHSPRHALGESMVRTAEEAMQDIDVVAFVTDADKRDEDLAIIALFKKLKTPVLFVLNKAETKSPSEISDIIHAYGDLFPFSAFLSLSALKVKGIEFLLEKIKGLLSEGPKYYDDDTVTDQYERFMTAEIIREKIIKNTSEEVPHAVAVEIQEWKEKKKGLVSISAAIYVEREGQKGIIIGKKGEMLKTIGSQARRDIEKLIASKVFLELWVKVKKGWRDDKKILQTLGYR, from the coding sequence ATGACCGATACCTTCAGGTCAGGTTTTATTGCGCTCATCGGCAGGCCGAATGTCGGCAAGTCTACGCTTCTCAATGCGATTCTCGACCAGAAGATTGCAATTGTGGCAAACCGGCAGCAGACAACACGGAATAAACTGCTGGGCATAAAGACCTTTGAGCATGCGCAGATGATATTTGTCGATACGCCCGGAATCCATAGTCCGCGCCATGCCCTTGGGGAATCGATGGTCAGGACTGCGGAAGAGGCGATGCAGGATATTGATGTTGTTGCCTTCGTGACCGACGCCGACAAGCGTGATGAAGACCTTGCGATTATCGCTTTGTTTAAGAAACTGAAGACGCCTGTCCTGTTTGTGCTGAACAAGGCTGAGACAAAGAGTCCCTCCGAGATCTCTGATATTATCCATGCGTATGGCGATCTTTTTCCGTTCAGCGCGTTTCTCTCCCTGTCGGCGCTCAAGGTAAAAGGCATCGAGTTTCTGCTCGAAAAAATAAAAGGTCTTCTTTCTGAGGGGCCGAAATATTATGACGATGACACGGTCACTGACCAGTATGAGCGGTTTATGACCGCTGAGATCATCCGGGAGAAGATCATCAAAAACACCTCTGAGGAGGTCCCCCATGCTGTTGCGGTTGAGATACAGGAATGGAAGGAAAAGAAAAAAGGTCTCGTCAGCATCAGTGCCGCCATCTACGTCGAACGGGAAGGGCAGAAAGGTATTATCATCGGGAAGAAGGGTGAAATGCTGAAGACGATAGGCAGCCAGGCGCGCAGGGATATCGAGAAACTGATCGCTTCAAAGGTGTTTCTTGAACTTTGGGTAAAAGTGAAGAAAGGCTGGCGCGATGATAAAAAAATTCTGCAGACACTGGGGTATCGGTAA
- a CDS encoding PilZ domain-containing protein, translated as MTDEFEKFAQQIGRGSADSPFNNRIQQCPHCKEILSDAYLEQNPFSEVPCSSCGSLVTIKRHDAESPYPDQRVESRCPVSLKVSYRTYNEFIDEYTRNVSRQGMFIRTIRQHSIHELAELLLHVPDLPHPVRIKGEIVHIKRHAPHAENCGIGVKFIDIDDQSREALISFIRSRENGE; from the coding sequence ATGACTGACGAATTCGAGAAATTTGCGCAGCAGATCGGCAGAGGCAGCGCTGACAGCCCCTTCAATAACAGGATTCAGCAGTGCCCGCACTGCAAAGAAATCCTGAGCGACGCATATCTTGAGCAGAATCCATTTTCTGAAGTTCCCTGCTCCTCCTGCGGATCGTTAGTGACGATAAAGCGTCACGACGCCGAGAGTCCGTATCCGGATCAGAGGGTTGAAAGCCGCTGCCCTGTTTCCTTAAAGGTCTCCTACAGGACCTACAACGAGTTTATTGACGAATACACGAGAAACGTAAGCAGGCAGGGCATGTTCATCAGGACAATACGGCAGCATTCGATCCATGAGCTTGCAGAACTCCTGCTTCATGTACCTGATCTTCCTCATCCGGTCAGGATCAAGGGGGAGATCGTTCATATAAAACGCCATGCCCCGCATGCAGAGAACTGTGGTATCGGCGTCAAATTCATTGATATTGATGACCAGAGCAGAGAAGCGCTTATCTCCTTTATCAGATCCAGGGAAAACGGCGAATAG
- the recO gene encoding DNA repair protein RecO, producing MLQRTEGIVLRTIPYGEADLIATYLTKDLGIVKVFAKSPRKTKSRFGSSLEPLTFSRIAFWGKEDAALPRLTQPRLTQADIVHPFSSLRESLHCFIRVSELIEQTLHLVPERDTGRNVFPLLMNTLAIMEAGCRNPLIGLFYKLKLLEITGFLPGLHSCGRCGGRSNAFHLSHGTVLCLQCSEDEDISSRLSPGVTAFYSSLMKWEISKLDRLKPDEGIVKELSLLLDEHSRYITEKNLRSREFKRT from the coding sequence ATGCTTCAGAGGACCGAGGGCATCGTACTCCGGACAATCCCGTATGGTGAAGCAGACCTCATTGCCACGTATCTCACCAAAGACCTTGGAATCGTAAAAGTATTCGCTAAGAGCCCCAGGAAGACAAAGAGCAGGTTCGGCAGCAGTCTTGAGCCATTGACCTTCTCACGTATTGCATTTTGGGGAAAAGAGGACGCTGCCTTGCCCCGCCTGACCCAGCCCCGCCTGACACAGGCTGATATTGTCCATCCGTTCAGTTCGCTGAGGGAATCGCTGCACTGTTTTATCAGGGTGTCTGAGCTTATTGAACAGACACTGCATCTTGTCCCTGAAAGGGATACGGGCAGAAATGTCTTTCCCCTTCTTATGAATACACTGGCGATCATGGAAGCAGGCTGCCGGAATCCGCTCATCGGGCTGTTTTACAAACTTAAACTTTTGGAAATAACCGGTTTTTTGCCGGGGCTTCATAGTTGTGGGCGGTGTGGCGGCAGGAGCAATGCCTTCCATCTGTCTCACGGAACCGTGCTGTGTCTGCAATGCTCGGAAGATGAAGATATAAGCAGCAGGCTTTCGCCGGGGGTTACGGCATTTTATTCGAGCCTGATGAAATGGGAGATCTCAAAACTGGATAGACTAAAGCCTGATGAAGGCATCGTGAAAGAGCTGTCTCTTCTTTTAGACGAGCATAGCAGATATATTACCGAAAAGAATCTCAGGTCTCGGGAATTCAAAAGAACGTAA
- a CDS encoding FixH family protein: MKKILMGVLMVVLAFGVALAKDYEVKKKAGDFDVEVRIDKNPPVVGDNTIAIEVKQAGKAVADAKVLVDYSMPAMPGMPAMNYKTDAELKGNIYKATMNLSMSGPWNIAIKISKAGKTSTAKFSIDAR; the protein is encoded by the coding sequence ATGAAAAAAATACTGATGGGTGTTCTTATGGTAGTTCTCGCCTTTGGCGTTGCTCTGGCAAAAGACTACGAAGTGAAAAAGAAGGCAGGCGATTTTGACGTGGAAGTGAGGATAGACAAGAACCCGCCGGTTGTGGGTGACAATACTATTGCCATAGAGGTGAAGCAGGCAGGCAAGGCTGTTGCCGATGCGAAGGTGCTGGTTGATTATTCCATGCCCGCAATGCCGGGAATGCCTGCCATGAATTATAAGACGGATGCCGAACTCAAGGGCAATATATATAAGGCCACCATGAATCTTTCGATGTCCGGTCCCTGGAATATTGCGATAAAGATCTCCAAGGCAGGCAAGACATCGACCGCCAAATTCAGCATCGACGCCAGGTAA
- the bamA gene encoding outer membrane protein assembly factor BamA: MKAGTDIKTRSVSRLVALITTFSACLCLLLSAAPAAAATVGTLEIEGLHSLEKQEMVDMLGLRAGDPVDAEIIRTAIKRAFRKGIFDDISIEVTDGEPCLVTVKIREKDMIRKVDVQGNYSLSAGTVRELLALKEGGVMRPDLIDQAAAELKAQFASLGFPEAKIGISASRTAEHHHAVTLTVTIEAGPPLVIKEVKVTGTDLVLAGDLRVSSGDIYDQVRIRKELQRIRERLKKDGYVKPKAGSYSFQDGILSVPIEPGKKLSVELQGNSALSTGRLVKELPFFEGEVFNDESVDEAVNRMLSLYHKEGYSLAQIAPVVQSDQQQLELTFFVYEGRQAKIGTIQFSGAELPPRILQSVLELKEGAPYNPDVRQRDRDTLREYYAALGYLEASVGEIELRTDETSGRIDLIVPIDQGRLTTIDILDIRGVEPSRREQLLALIALRQGQPYNEVEISDARFRIIDLYAREGYANIDVLVQRTIENHRAQVLFTVSEGRKKTIGKTVVAGNEQTRYGVIKREIANAEGSPYSFSILAEKRQKLFRLGLFTDVEIEASDADGDRKDLLVRVKEGNAGTFEFGLGYAEYEHFRGYFELGYKNLFGLNRQGLFRTELSSLERRFILQYHEPWFLGTSLPLRVIFMHENKKELRIPDRVVRYQLERDTVNVGVEKKLADSLKGELYYEFSLVKTTDVQPDVVLSREDVGTLAISSVRSSLYFDTRDNPFEPQKGMLAGITAKIASPLLFSETHFIKVTMFTSFFHQLHKRVVLGISARGGIAYGFGKTTELPIVERYFLGGRSSVRGYDQDMLGPKGSDGNPTGGNAFVMGSVELRTDVGKGISIVPFVDFGNVWINTNDFSPTDIKYTAGVGLRYATPVGPLRVDYGYKLKRDVVCIDRTPPLPPQCSPESRGAIHFSIGHAF, encoded by the coding sequence TTGAAAGCAGGAACTGACATAAAGACGCGCAGCGTAAGCAGACTGGTCGCCCTGATCACGACCTTCTCTGCCTGCCTGTGCCTGCTTTTGTCTGCCGCTCCTGCTGCTGCCGCTACCGTCGGCACGCTGGAGATCGAGGGGCTCCATTCGCTTGAAAAGCAGGAGATGGTCGATATGCTCGGCCTCAGGGCTGGTGATCCTGTCGATGCCGAGATCATCAGGACTGCTATTAAACGGGCCTTCCGAAAGGGGATCTTCGATGATATTTCGATCGAGGTCACAGACGGCGAGCCCTGCCTTGTGACGGTGAAGATACGCGAGAAGGATATGATCCGGAAGGTTGACGTGCAGGGGAACTATTCTCTTTCTGCCGGAACGGTAAGAGAGTTGCTTGCACTGAAGGAGGGCGGGGTGATGCGCCCTGACCTTATTGATCAGGCAGCCGCAGAGCTGAAGGCTCAGTTTGCCTCCCTCGGATTTCCCGAGGCGAAGATCGGGATCAGTGCGTCCCGGACTGCAGAGCATCACCATGCGGTAACGCTTACGGTTACAATCGAAGCCGGTCCCCCTCTTGTCATAAAAGAGGTGAAGGTCACCGGCACTGACCTTGTCCTGGCGGGCGACCTCAGGGTATCTTCCGGCGATATCTACGATCAGGTCAGGATCAGAAAAGAGCTGCAGAGGATACGGGAGAGGCTGAAGAAGGACGGCTATGTCAAACCGAAGGCAGGTTCTTATTCTTTTCAGGATGGTATCCTTAGCGTGCCGATTGAACCTGGCAAGAAGCTTTCGGTGGAGCTTCAGGGCAATAGTGCGCTATCGACCGGGCGTCTTGTAAAGGAGCTGCCGTTTTTTGAAGGCGAGGTCTTTAATGACGAGTCTGTTGATGAAGCGGTAAACAGGATGCTCTCCCTTTATCATAAGGAGGGGTATTCCCTTGCCCAGATAGCGCCCGTGGTGCAGTCGGATCAGCAGCAGCTCGAGCTGACTTTTTTCGTGTATGAAGGCAGACAGGCTAAGATCGGGACGATCCAGTTCAGCGGTGCTGAGCTTCCTCCACGCATACTGCAGAGTGTGCTCGAACTGAAAGAGGGCGCGCCATATAATCCGGACGTCAGACAGCGCGACAGGGATACGCTCAGGGAATACTATGCTGCATTGGGGTATCTCGAAGCCTCGGTTGGGGAGATAGAACTGCGTACTGATGAGACCTCCGGCAGGATAGACCTGATCGTCCCTATTGACCAGGGCAGGCTCACAACCATTGACATCCTTGATATCAGGGGTGTTGAGCCGTCAAGAAGAGAACAACTGCTTGCCCTGATCGCGCTCAGGCAGGGGCAGCCTTACAATGAGGTCGAGATATCCGATGCCCGTTTCAGAATTATCGATCTCTACGCGCGGGAGGGATATGCCAACATCGACGTTTTGGTGCAGCGTACGATTGAGAATCACCGCGCCCAGGTCCTTTTTACCGTTTCGGAGGGCAGGAAAAAGACAATCGGCAAGACTGTCGTGGCAGGCAACGAGCAGACACGGTATGGGGTCATCAAAAGAGAGATAGCCAATGCTGAAGGCTCTCCCTACAGTTTCAGCATCCTTGCCGAGAAACGGCAGAAGCTGTTCAGGCTTGGTCTGTTTACCGACGTAGAGATAGAGGCCTCCGATGCCGATGGTGACCGGAAGGACCTTCTTGTCCGCGTTAAGGAAGGCAATGCCGGCACCTTTGAATTCGGCTTGGGGTATGCCGAGTATGAACATTTTCGTGGTTATTTTGAATTAGGCTACAAAAATTTATTCGGCCTCAACCGGCAGGGGCTCTTCAGAACTGAACTCAGTTCTCTTGAGCGAAGGTTTATTCTGCAGTATCACGAACCCTGGTTCCTGGGGACCTCACTGCCGCTCAGGGTGATATTCATGCATGAGAACAAAAAGGAACTCAGGATCCCCGACAGGGTGGTCCGGTATCAGCTCGAGCGCGACACGGTCAACGTCGGCGTTGAGAAGAAACTGGCCGATTCTCTTAAGGGAGAACTCTATTACGAGTTTTCTCTGGTGAAGACGACTGACGTACAGCCTGATGTGGTGCTGAGCAGGGAGGACGTCGGAACTCTTGCGATCAGTTCGGTGCGGTCCTCTCTTTATTTTGATACGCGTGACAATCCTTTTGAACCCCAAAAAGGCATGCTTGCCGGAATAACGGCCAAGATTGCCTCGCCGCTGCTTTTTTCAGAAACGCATTTTATCAAGGTGACAATGTTTACAAGCTTCTTCCACCAACTGCATAAGAGAGTGGTCCTTGGAATCTCTGCCCGTGGCGGCATTGCCTATGGTTTCGGTAAAACGACAGAACTGCCCATTGTTGAGCGTTATTTCCTGGGCGGCAGATCTTCCGTGCGGGGATATGATCAGGACATGCTCGGGCCGAAGGGCAGCGACGGAAACCCTACAGGAGGCAATGCCTTTGTTATGGGCAGCGTCGAGCTCAGAACAGATGTCGGCAAGGGCATCAGTATTGTGCCATTCGTTGATTTCGGCAATGTCTGGATCAATACGAATGATTTTTCGCCGACTGACATAAAATATACTGCAGGTGTAGGGTTGCGCTATGCTACTCCTGTCGGGCCGTTAAGAGTTGATTATGGATATAAGCTGAAGCGGGATGTGGTCTGCATTGACCGGACGCCCCCGCTGCCGCCGCAGTGTTCTCCGGAAAGCCGCGGCGCAATCCATTTCAGCATCGGACATGCGTTTTAG
- a CDS encoding pyridoxal phosphate-dependent aminotransferase has protein sequence MLSPRAQKIKPSPTLAIDSRAKAMKASGIDVINFGVGEPDFDTPDNIKEAACKAIRDGFTKYTAVGGIDPLKDAIIEKFQRDNGLTYKREEIVVSCGAKHSLYNIAQALYGPGDEVIIPVPYWVSYPDQVLLNDAKPVFVKTLESDSFMVRPEALEACITKNTKALILNSPSNPTGMLYDKKALEKIAALAVKHNFYVISDEIYEKLVYDDFAHVSIASLGEEVRAKTIVVNGLSKSHAMTGWRLGYAAGPSDVIKAMTNIQSQSTSNPNSMTQKAAVEALNGPQDFIETMRAEFDKRRKCIVSELNTIPGMSCTMPNGAFYAFPNTAKIYGAMFRDKAINSSTDLALYFLEEAKVALVHGEAFGDDNYVRISYATSMDAITKGLERIRQALQNLEFRK, from the coding sequence ATGCTTTCTCCACGGGCACAGAAGATAAAACCATCACCGACCCTCGCGATTGATTCGAGGGCAAAGGCCATGAAGGCTTCGGGTATCGACGTCATTAACTTTGGAGTTGGCGAGCCTGACTTCGACACACCGGACAACATTAAAGAGGCTGCCTGCAAGGCGATCCGGGACGGCTTTACCAAATACACTGCGGTGGGCGGCATTGACCCGCTAAAGGATGCGATCATCGAGAAGTTTCAAAGGGACAACGGCCTAACCTATAAACGGGAAGAGATCGTTGTGTCCTGCGGAGCGAAGCACAGTCTGTATAATATCGCCCAGGCGCTTTATGGCCCCGGTGATGAGGTGATCATCCCGGTACCGTATTGGGTGTCCTATCCTGATCAGGTCCTTCTGAACGACGCAAAGCCTGTCTTTGTGAAGACGCTTGAGTCTGACTCGTTTATGGTGCGGCCTGAGGCGCTTGAGGCGTGTATCACCAAAAATACGAAGGCACTGATCCTGAACTCGCCGTCAAACCCCACAGGCATGCTCTATGACAAAAAAGCGCTTGAGAAGATCGCAGCGCTTGCGGTCAAACATAATTTTTATGTGATATCTGATGAGATCTATGAAAAGCTGGTGTATGACGACTTTGCACACGTCAGCATAGCCTCCCTTGGCGAAGAGGTCAGGGCAAAGACCATTGTGGTAAACGGTCTTTCGAAGTCCCATGCCATGACAGGATGGAGGCTTGGTTACGCGGCAGGGCCGTCCGATGTGATCAAGGCCATGACCAACATCCAGAGCCAGTCAACGTCCAATCCCAACTCCATGACACAGAAGGCGGCAGTGGAAGCTCTGAACGGTCCTCAGGATTTTATCGAAACCATGCGTGCCGAGTTTGACAAACGGAGAAAATGTATTGTGAGCGAACTCAATACGATTCCCGGCATGAGCTGTACCATGCCCAACGGTGCGTTCTACGCTTTTCCGAACACGGCAAAGATATACGGGGCAATGTTCAGGGACAAAGCGATCAACTCTTCGACAGACCTTGCGCTCTATTTCCTTGAAGAGGCGAAGGTCGCGCTGGTCCATGGCGAGGCCTTTGGTGACGACAACTATGTGCGAATCTCCTATGCTACGTCCATGGACGCTATCACGAAGGGACTGGAAAGGATCAGGCAGGCATTGCAGAACCTTGAGTTCAGGAAGTAG
- a CDS encoding MFS transporter: MHNRRQILSWCLFDFANSSYSAVIAAVIFPVFYVSAIVGNASGQGDVWWGRTISLSMAFVALSSPLLGGIADYSGRRKRLLFLYTMACVIAISMFPILGKGMVLEGFFLVLIANIGMEGGLVFYNSFLPEIAQRQYQGRVSAWGFGVGYAGSILSLLFALPLVKAGRFAETWIMVAFFFALFSLPAFLFLPKDRTTGLSVVGSAMKGWTYFLSVIREIFATRQLRKFMISYLVYEDGVNTVIVFSSIFAATTLGFSSQELIGLYLIVQVTALAGAFVMAKPIDSWGPKKVVTLSLMLWSTVAVAAYFIEAKRPFLILASVAGLGLGTVQAASRAFFTQFIPAGRESEYFGVYSLVGKSSAVLGPLVFGYISSTFGSQRPAILAVSLFFIGGFFLLRTVKAGGPNIAKRES, translated from the coding sequence GTGCATAACCGCAGGCAGATCCTCAGCTGGTGTCTTTTTGATTTTGCGAATTCGAGCTATTCAGCAGTCATCGCTGCAGTCATATTCCCGGTATTCTATGTCTCCGCCATTGTCGGCAATGCCTCGGGCCAGGGAGATGTCTGGTGGGGAAGGACCATATCGCTCAGCATGGCATTCGTTGCCCTCTCTTCTCCGTTGCTCGGCGGTATTGCTGATTACAGCGGAAGGCGGAAGCGCCTTCTCTTTCTCTACACAATGGCCTGTGTCATTGCCATATCCATGTTTCCTATTCTTGGGAAAGGGATGGTGCTTGAGGGTTTTTTCCTCGTCCTCATTGCCAATATCGGTATGGAAGGTGGTCTGGTTTTTTACAATTCCTTTCTTCCGGAGATAGCACAGAGGCAATACCAGGGCCGCGTATCTGCATGGGGTTTTGGCGTAGGGTACGCCGGTTCGATACTTTCACTGCTTTTTGCACTTCCGCTGGTAAAGGCAGGACGGTTTGCCGAGACCTGGATCATGGTGGCGTTCTTCTTTGCGTTATTTTCCCTTCCCGCGTTTCTGTTTCTCCCGAAAGACAGAACAACAGGATTGTCTGTTGTCGGTTCTGCAATGAAAGGGTGGACCTATTTTCTGTCAGTCATCAGGGAGATCTTTGCAACCCGTCAATTAAGGAAGTTCATGATCTCCTACCTGGTTTATGAGGACGGCGTCAATACGGTCATCGTCTTTTCGAGCATCTTTGCCGCGACAACGCTCGGTTTTTCCTCCCAGGAGCTGATTGGCCTTTATCTTATAGTCCAGGTGACTGCCCTTGCCGGAGCATTTGTTATGGCAAAGCCTATTGACTCCTGGGGGCCGAAGAAGGTCGTGACCCTTTCTCTGATGCTCTGGTCTACGGTAGCGGTGGCTGCCTATTTCATCGAGGCCAAGAGACCGTTTCTTATTCTTGCCTCAGTTGCCGGCCTTGGGCTTGGGACGGTACAGGCTGCAAGCAGGGCATTCTTCACGCAGTTCATACCTGCCGGAAGAGAAAGCGAATACTTCGGGGTCTACTCTCTTGTCGGGAAATCGTCTGCTGTGCTCGGCCCTCTGGTATTTGGCTATATCTCATCGACCTTCGGCAGTCAGCGGCCTGCAATACTCGCTGTTTCCCTGTTTTTTATCGGAGGTTTTTTTCTTCTGAGAACGGTTAAGGCTGGCGGCCCGAATATTGCGAAACGAGAAAGTTAA
- a CDS encoding SurA N-terminal domain-containing protein: MRILKVSLMVLFLITDHSSLITGTCSAISDRVIAFVDDHAITESELQESYKAASILSRSITREEVLNTMINRVILLKEAKKYRIEAPTVDEVLKEYIDIKIRAFIRVNDADIEKFYNANMQNFQDKGYEDVRDEIDMFLTEKELNERLKETLSDLRKKAYIRIYLDTK; the protein is encoded by the coding sequence ATGAGGATACTAAAAGTCTCGTTAATGGTTCTTTTTCTCATCACTGATCACTCATCACTCATCACGGGCACCTGCTCTGCCATCAGCGATCGTGTCATCGCCTTTGTTGACGATCATGCCATTACCGAGAGCGAGCTGCAGGAGAGCTACAAGGCTGCGAGTATCCTTTCCCGCAGCATAACGCGTGAAGAAGTCCTCAATACCATGATTAACCGGGTGATTCTTCTTAAGGAGGCGAAGAAATACCGCATTGAGGCCCCGACGGTCGACGAGGTGCTGAAAGAGTATATTGACATCAAGATCCGTGCCTTTATCCGGGTGAATGACGCTGATATAGAAAAATTCTATAACGCAAATATGCAGAATTTTCAGGATAAAGGGTATGAGGATGTGCGGGACGAGATTGACATGTTTCTTACCGAAAAGGAACTGAACGAGCGTCTTAAGGAGACTCTGAGCGACCTCCGAAAGAAGGCCTATATCAGGATATACCTTGATACTAAATGA
- a CDS encoding bifunctional nuclease family protein produces the protein MFVEMKVEGLLFDPRSNMYILLLKQVEGSGTLPIWIGKPEADSIALALGKVSTPRPLTHDLVKNVIDGLNVKATKVVITEIIDNTFYALIHIADGQREALIDSRPSDAVAIALRVNVPIFVEESILGTKTADERDEWLKNRKPEDFGNIM, from the coding sequence ATGTTTGTCGAGATGAAGGTTGAGGGGCTTCTCTTTGATCCCAGGAGCAATATGTACATACTTTTGCTGAAGCAGGTAGAAGGTTCAGGGACTCTTCCCATCTGGATAGGCAAGCCTGAGGCGGATTCGATAGCGCTTGCCCTCGGCAAGGTTTCTACGCCCAGGCCTCTTACCCATGACCTTGTCAAGAACGTGATTGACGGTCTTAACGTGAAGGCTACCAAGGTCGTTATCACGGAGATCATTGACAATACGTTTTATGCGCTCATCCATATTGCCGACGGCCAGAGAGAGGCCCTGATCGATTCGCGGCCGAGTGATGCCGTGGCGATCGCGCTTAGGGTCAATGTGCCGATCTTTGTGGAAGAATCGATCCTCGGCACCAAGACCGCTGACGAACGTGACGAATGGCTGAAGAACCGTAAGCCTGAAGACTTCGGCAATATCATGTAA